In Phragmites australis chromosome 18, lpPhrAust1.1, whole genome shotgun sequence, the genomic window TATGAAGCAGTAGTAGTGATAGTCTATCACCATCGGTTCTAGCAGAACCGGAAGTGATAGTTGATCGTGGATTAAGTGTTTTGTGGTAATGGACAAGTCCAATTCAATCATCTCGTTGTCCCAGCTTTGGATATTAGCATCCATGAGACTAAAACCTTGCATATTAGCAAACCATGTTTGTCACACTGATCATGTTGacatcaatcatcaaaattgCAGAACCTTTATTTGGGTCATTGAACTTACACATCAATTTTGCACATCACAGCTAAAAGAAATCATGGAACAAATTGCTGTACTTGCATTGTGTGGTGAAAGAAACTCATGTGCAGTGTACCACTTTGCCCCAAATAACTAATGTTGTACGATGGCGCTCGGAAGCCTCAGATGTTTTGTTGTTATTTTGCAACTCGCACACGTTTGCAATGGTATTGAGCGAAATTTGATAGCAATCGTTTCAAATAGAAGTGGTTCCTATTGTCTGTAGAAAAGTTTACACATTAACACTACCACACTAATAGCAATTTCCCAGCCGAGCCCCTACCCACAGAAGAACTAAATAACACAAAGTTCACTTTTGCTGAAAGTTTTTGACTGAGGCAACTTCTTGTCCCCCTACATTGTACAATAACTAAATAACATAAAAATTGACATTTTGCCGGAGTGCTGTAGTCAGTGAAGTTCTAGCAATCCGCTTAGCTTCCTCGAAGGGTGGCCCACTTCCTTCATATGGCCAAAATTCCTTTGAGGCCTCTTGAGTTGTATTTACAGTTAAAACCTCCAGTGCAGGCGCATTTTCCACAACATGTAAAAGAAATTCGAGTTGTCCTCTTGCTGCTTTAAATCCTGTAACACGCATGTTCTTCAAATAGTTATATTTACATCGGCCAAGGTCCTGTCTGCGAGGACCCACATCTGCCAACCATAAACTGTAGCCAGTAAACTGCAAGAGCGAAAAACGATAGTGTGATAAACAGAGTATCATGATATTATTCATATATATGCGTTTGGGTCCCTCAAAGGCACGCTAAGAAATAAGACGTTGGCAAACTCAATAAAAAGGAATAACATTAACATACAGCAAACCATGGTATTAAAAAAACTCCAGCAATCAGCAATCAAGTCCAACTGTTATTATATTGTTCACCAATAATATCTAAACGAAAGTGCTCATGACCCAACAATGTGATATCAGAATTATTTAGGCAATAGTGGTTGGATAGCTATTCCGACATTTTCGAGATATGGATTCTTAGTAGTTACCAAAATGCAGCACACAAATGAGTGGAAGGGCTATTAAACACTTGCataacaaatgaaaaaaaaactttgtgtAACTTTTAGGGCATGGTTCCATGGACCCTAAAAAGGAGTCACATAACACTTAAAGTAAATTGAGATATATGAAATAAGACACAAGTAAAAGCAAAAAATGATATCGTAACCAATAAACATCGAAAATGTAGCATGTCACTTACATGGACCTCCAAGTTTTCAATAGAAGGTGTGGCTCTCAGAAACGAAACTGAGTAAAGAACTTTGTCAACTTCTTTATCACCTATAAACATGAACAATTGCAAGTGCCTGAGATACGAAAACTTCAATGGGTTATCCCACATCCACTGCTTCTGaaagagaaaacacaaaagGTCATTGAATATATTACATTAGATAAGTCAAATGTTAACCTCAAGGGTCTTCCAGGGACTACCTCTAGATATAGCCACCAAATATTCAGTGTCAGATTTTGCACGTTTGGAATCCAATTGAGAAGTGATGTGAGAGCATGCTGAAAAGCTCCATCATTCAACTTAATATATGCATTTTGCAGCTTCGAAGAGTGGCTGAGGTCAATAGGTATAGAGTCTCCTTGGTATTCAAAGGTAGCTAGATTCACAGCATGGAATTTTATCTTGGTTAATTTGCAGTGCTCAACGCGCAAGTATAGGAGATGAGACAACGAGCCATCCACAATTAGTTCATCATTGAGATCACATCTGTCTATCCATAGCCACTCAAGATTGCAACAATGGGACAGCATACGTTCAAGATCCTTTCTGCTGACATTGAATAATTGTATATGAAGCTTTCTTAGATTTGGAAAACCTCTGAACTGGGCAGGTGGTTTCAGAGAGACAAAGCTTAGCTGCATGTGCTGTAGACGTGATATGCTTCCACTGTCTAAAAGTTCGAAAGGGAACACATATCGATCATTGTCAACCCAGTAAAACCATCTGGGCCTTAGATCCAAAGTTAGGTTCTTTGTCCGTGATGAGACAGCAAAAGCAACCCAATTATTGAGATGTTGAACTAGTAGGCTGTCAAAAAGATCAATTCTGACATCAAGTGtttcaaccaccttgccatgGTGTTTCTGCAGAACTGCATTAACCTCATGGATGAATTTCCCAGCGCGTTGGTGCAAACCAGCCATGTTGCCATTGCACACTGCAACACCATCGAATGTCAATCTGGGGCACGCCGACCACATGCATCTCCACTGACTTGACAGAACTCTAGTCCTTGAAAACTCTTTTGGTGGCAGTTTTGACACAATTCTGTACAGGACGTCCTGCAGCAAAGGCATCACATCCATGGATCCATCGAAGTTTACAAATACCATCTATACTACGTACAAAACCTCCCAAAAAAAGACAATAATAGAAAAGAAAAGTTGAACGTACTGTTGGAAGATCTTCAAATCGAACGTTTGGTCTTCCATTCTCGTCGATTGCTTCACCACGACCATGGTACATTCTTGTTATTTTGGATACTAGATTGTTCGACATTTTGGCACTGTCAGCAAGGATAAGTCCCTCCTATGATATCATAGAATTTGAAACTAAACAATAAATGGATAGACAAAGGAATACTAGAGCACAGGACATTGCCATTAATATCGAAGTACCTTCCAATTGACGATGCGAGCTATTAGACAGAATAAGCAAAGGGCGACGCTATCCCTAACGATTTGAAGCAATAATTGAGGAAGATCCCAGCCAATTGAGGCTTCGTTTGGCACTAATGGAAATTAAACCAAGGGAGAGTGGAACCACGCTTGGATCGGGTGAAACACCGTCCACCCACCCAACCCACGTGGGTTCAATCACAACTAATCCAAGGTGTTAGTCTTACGCACAGAAGAAACCAGACTAGAGAGAGCAGTTGCAGGGCTATGATGAGGCGGGCCTCTAGGTGGTCGTGGCTGAGTGAACTAAACCAGCTGGACGGGGGCACGGGGCCGGGGAACGCGACGTCCGGCGAGTTTGATCGCGGCTTGATCCCCCGCGAGGCGTTTGTCCGTGTTTTTGGGTACGAGAATTCAGTCGAATCGAGTAGAAAACGGGCGAAGCGATGTACTGCGGAGGGGCGGTCGAGTAGGGAGGTTTTATAGTCCATCACACGCGGGCAGACCAAATTGGAATCGGACCGGGCCGCCAACGGACTGATGAGAGGCCCGATTGATCGAGTCGAAGAGGAACCCGAGCGGCCTGTAAACCTCGATTGGGGATAAATTTTCTAAAGCTTTGAGCTAGCTCGACTCGACGACCTGCCCTTTCGCTAATCGGAGAGATCTCGCCCCTCTATTCTGACACGCGGCATTATCGCGATCTAAATTAAGCAGCGCTTGTGAGTTCGTCTTCCTCCGGGGATCGGACAAATCGCGTTCCGGAGACGGCGCGCGACGCGGATTGATCCGTAAGGTTCGATTGGACTCTTTCCCTTTGCAAATCTTTCCGCTTCAACCAGGTCGCGGCAAATAACCTTCTGGAGGCCAGCGAGCGACGCAATTGATTAATGAGGCTGACGATTTGAATGGGGCGTCGCCCTTGCACTTGTAGGCGATGGACTTAATCTTTGGCAACCTCCAAAGCTACAACCGCGACGTATGACAAGCAATATCTCCGGCCGCGCAAACATAGGGCCCCCACCGAGCACACCGAGTCAACTTTATTTCTTTGGCAGCAAAATCATCATGGATTGTGATAATTGTGTAATAAGTTATCACTTTTCCTACACTACAATCCGAATTTTTCAGTCCATCAATGCCGGTGAGGTTTACGGGAAGGATTTAGCTAGGGGGTGCACGTTGTTTCACCATTGCCTGGAGTTAGAGGGCCGCCGCGAGAGGCAGGCCGATCAGGCAGTAGTGGTGGAGGGGGGTGGCGGCGGGGACGCCGCCGGCCACAGGAGCCGGAGGACCAACAACCGGGAAGGGTCACAGCGGGGCGATTGGAGATGGCCCTGGTGCGGTAGCGGCCAGGCATGGTAGAGGCCAGCGATGGGTGGAAGACTAACTGACCTATctggagaaagaagaaaaccGGAGGTGGTAGATGAGTGTTAAACCTAATTACTTAACCTAAACTCTAAGCACATTATTAGGCAGCGGAATTGTTTAACTAATCTTGATTAGGAGAAGCCATAAGTTGCTTACGCGAGGACCTATGCCTGCAGCGGCAGACCCAGGATTCGCAGAATGGGTTgtactttttttccttctagtagaaaggtttttaccGAGGCAactaatcaataaagctcatttttatttattttctatatttttttgattttttggaattttatagctattattttttatttttttctatttttggagtGCTACCGGGCCAGCTGTGCCCATCCGTGCCGACGGGCCGATCGTGCCCATGCGTGTTGACGGGCTGGCCGTGCGCCGCCATGCCGCCAGGCCACCCGTGCACTGTGCCTACACTGTGCCCTTTGGGCCCCACCATGTCGCAATCGTgtccgggccgggccggcataGCACGATGGCCGATGAGCCGTGCCGTGGACCGAGGGGGCGTTACAGTAGACGGGTCGATTGGGTCGGGTCGTGCCTCGATGGGCCCGTACCAAGCCGACCCGAcaggcccatttggccatctatGCTCCCATGTAGGACTATATGTACAGCACCACCACACCTGATGAATAGAATGTGTGTTGCATCTATCTGATTCTCAGCTACTTACAGGTACAACTATTGCATTGTTTGTGAAACAAAAATGGAAGTTCAATACTGCAACCATGCTGGAATCATCAAACTGTAGGAttctggaaaaaaaatgaatggaaagaaaggaaaagagcgTCTATCCTCACCTGCATGGTCGCAGGTCACAAATTGCTGCTTGGAGAGCGGTCCAAGCTTTTTCCCAGTGCTAGGTAGTGCGCCCGATGCGCTGAA contains:
- the LOC133899539 gene encoding putative F-box/LRR-repeat protein At4g15060, with product MSNNLVSKITRMYHGRGEAIDENGRPNVRFEDLPTDVLYRIVSKLPPKEFSRTRVLSSQWRCMWSACPRLTFDGVAVCNGNMAGLHQRAGKFIHEVNAVLQKHHGKVVETLDVRIDLFDSLLVQHLNNWVAFAVSSRTKNLTLDLRPRWFYWVDNDRYVFPFELLDSGSISRLQHMQLSFVSLKPPAQFRGFPNLRKLHIQLFNVSRKDLERMLSHCCNLEWLWIDRCDLNDELIVDGSLSHLLYLRVEHCKLTKIKFHAVNLATFEYQGDSIPIDLSHSSKLQNAYIKLNDGAFQHALTSLLNWIPNVQNLTLNIWWLYLEKQWMWDNPLKFSYLRHLQLFMFIGDKEVDKVLYSVSFLRATPSIENLEVHFTGYSLWLADVGPRRQDLGRCKYNYLKNMRVTGFKAARGQLEFLLHVVENAPALEVLTVNTTQEASKEFWPYEGSGPPFEEAKRIARTSLTTALRQNVNFYVI